The proteins below come from a single Serratia fonticola genomic window:
- the dkgB gene encoding 2,5-didehydrogluconate reductase DkgB yields the protein MSIPAFGLGTFRLQDQVVIDSVSTALELGYRAIDTAQIYENEAAVGQAIAASGVKREELFITTKIWIANLGKDQLIPSLQESLKKLQTSYVDLTLIHWPSPNDEVSVAESMAELVKAKELGLTRQIGISNFTVELMQRAIDAVGADAIATNQIELSPYLQNRQVVEFAQQHGIAITSYMTLAYGKALQDEVINNIAKRRDVTAAQVILAWAMQLGYAVIPSSTKRENLASNLLAQQLTLSDYEMAEIAALECNGRLVSPEGLAPNWD from the coding sequence ATGAGCATCCCTGCATTTGGCTTAGGTACTTTCCGTCTACAAGATCAAGTGGTGATCGATTCCGTGAGCACCGCTCTGGAACTGGGCTACCGTGCCATCGACACCGCACAAATCTATGAGAACGAAGCGGCCGTTGGCCAAGCTATCGCAGCCAGCGGCGTGAAACGTGAAGAGCTATTTATCACCACCAAAATCTGGATCGCCAACCTGGGCAAAGACCAACTGATCCCAAGCCTGCAAGAAAGCCTGAAAAAGCTGCAAACCTCCTATGTGGATCTGACCCTGATCCATTGGCCGTCACCGAACGATGAAGTCTCGGTTGCCGAGTCGATGGCGGAGTTGGTGAAGGCTAAGGAACTCGGACTGACGCGCCAGATTGGTATTTCCAACTTCACCGTTGAACTGATGCAGCGCGCTATTGATGCAGTGGGTGCTGATGCGATTGCCACCAATCAAATCGAACTCTCGCCGTATCTGCAAAACCGTCAGGTGGTTGAATTTGCACAACAGCATGGCATTGCCATCACCTCCTATATGACGCTGGCTTATGGTAAGGCGTTGCAGGATGAAGTTATCAACAATATCGCCAAGCGTCGTGATGTGACCGCCGCTCAGGTGATCCTGGCTTGGGCGATGCAACTGGGTTATGCGGTGATCCCGTCCTCGACCAAGCGTGAAAACCTGGCGAGCAATCTGTTGGCCCAGCAACTGACGCTGTCTGATTATGAAATGGCTGAAATTGCTGCATTAGAATGCAATGGCCGTCTGGTTAGCCCGGAAGGTCTGGCACCAAACTGGGATTGA
- a CDS encoding PTS lactose/cellobiose transporter subunit IIA, with translation MDLENEVMELIANAGYARSLVFQAMRCAREEEDFVQAEQYMQQAQEALSGAHHVQTKLIEMDEGSGKIPVHLVMVHAQDHLMNAIMLMEMGREIIALHQKIAR, from the coding sequence ATGGATTTGGAAAACGAAGTGATGGAGCTGATTGCCAATGCGGGTTACGCCCGCAGTCTGGTGTTTCAAGCCATGCGCTGTGCGCGCGAAGAAGAAGACTTCGTGCAGGCCGAACAGTATATGCAACAAGCGCAGGAGGCACTCTCTGGCGCTCATCACGTGCAGACCAAACTGATCGAAATGGACGAAGGCAGCGGTAAAATCCCGGTTCATCTGGTGATGGTCCATGCACAGGACCATCTGATGAACGCGATTATGCTGATGGAAATGGGCCGTGAGATTATCGCCTTACACCAAAAGATCGCTCGTTAA
- a CDS encoding PTS sugar transporter subunit IIB, whose protein sequence is MKKILLVCDLGMSTSLLVKKMQEAAKARGIDAEICAKSIREYKTAVTEFDVALLGPQIRYKLAECEKIAHEHHKKVACIDMMAYGTMKGDKVLDQALALIEEA, encoded by the coding sequence ATGAAAAAGATCCTGTTAGTGTGTGACTTGGGTATGTCCACCAGTCTGCTGGTGAAAAAGATGCAGGAAGCCGCCAAAGCGCGCGGTATTGACGCCGAGATCTGTGCCAAGTCGATCCGTGAATACAAAACGGCAGTAACCGAATTTGACGTCGCGCTGCTGGGGCCGCAGATCCGCTATAAGCTGGCAGAATGCGAGAAGATAGCCCACGAGCACCATAAAAAAGTCGCCTGCATCGATATGATGGCCTACGGCACCATGAAGGGTGACAAGGTATTGGATCAAGCTCTGGCACTGATTGAGGAAGCCTGA
- a CDS encoding M17 family metallopeptidase: MINYRLLSEIPAWEVNNHVISYPGSPLQLPCNAALLQELQATAQQQTADCAYGCAPVGRVTLLPKTFWLDGQTSKLVTALRPLLRSGSSTQLIVDCTVFDHRSLLALNPLLHFLFNLDYQLSDLGLKKAATAPVPRIQELVFYCQPEQRATLEQRLSQAAATAMGMKAARRIADMPSDRCTPAFFASEIARQIASYPSLSCEVLDEQQIAEQGLGLLQAVGKGADNPPRLVVIRYQGSDTGPFSAYVGKGITFDTGGLWLKGGDGMYTMKYDMCGAANVFGLMLAVAELKLPVRLVGVLALAENMIGPAAMRPGDVATSYSGLTVEINNTDAEGRLVLADGIAYASRLTNNQQPPEYVIDLATLTGAVVKALGYDLSGLMTEDEKLRHDLTQAGLHSGDPLWSLPLDERFSKQVESGIADLCNTPTNNAAISTSAAYFLSRFSRAEIPWAHLDISGTALWRENGRSVASGRPIPLLIQHLLERLEK, from the coding sequence TTGATTAATTATCGGTTACTGAGTGAAATCCCCGCATGGGAAGTTAACAACCATGTGATTAGCTATCCCGGCAGCCCATTGCAATTACCCTGCAATGCAGCCCTGTTACAGGAACTGCAGGCCACAGCCCAACAGCAAACCGCCGACTGCGCCTATGGCTGTGCTCCGGTAGGCCGCGTCACGCTGTTGCCAAAAACGTTCTGGCTCGATGGGCAAACCAGCAAGCTGGTCACCGCACTGCGTCCTCTACTACGCAGTGGCTCTAGTACGCAGTTGATCGTCGACTGCACGGTGTTTGATCACCGCAGCCTGCTGGCACTGAACCCTCTGCTGCACTTCCTGTTCAACCTGGATTACCAACTGAGCGATCTCGGTCTGAAAAAGGCAGCAACGGCGCCTGTACCGCGTATCCAGGAGTTGGTGTTCTATTGCCAGCCGGAGCAACGAGCCACTCTCGAGCAGCGACTGTCTCAAGCGGCTGCCACCGCCATGGGGATGAAGGCAGCACGACGCATTGCCGACATGCCAAGCGATCGTTGCACCCCGGCATTTTTCGCCAGCGAGATCGCCCGCCAGATTGCCTCCTATCCCAGCCTGAGTTGCGAAGTGTTGGATGAACAGCAGATCGCTGAGCAAGGTCTTGGTCTGCTACAGGCGGTAGGTAAAGGTGCCGATAATCCTCCACGTTTGGTGGTGATACGTTACCAGGGTAGCGATACCGGCCCCTTCAGCGCCTACGTGGGCAAAGGTATCACCTTCGATACCGGCGGCCTGTGGCTAAAGGGCGGCGATGGCATGTACACCATGAAATATGACATGTGTGGCGCAGCTAACGTCTTTGGCCTGATGCTGGCCGTGGCAGAACTCAAGCTGCCGGTCCGTCTGGTAGGCGTACTGGCGCTGGCCGAAAATATGATTGGCCCGGCAGCGATGCGCCCAGGCGATGTCGCAACCAGCTACAGCGGCTTAACCGTGGAAATCAATAACACCGATGCCGAGGGGCGGCTGGTACTGGCCGATGGTATCGCCTACGCCAGCAGGTTGACCAATAATCAGCAGCCGCCTGAATACGTGATCGATCTGGCTACGCTCACCGGCGCGGTGGTCAAAGCCTTGGGTTACGATCTTAGCGGGCTGATGACCGAGGATGAGAAACTGCGTCACGATCTTACTCAGGCAGGCTTGCACAGTGGCGATCCTTTATGGTCGTTGCCGTTAGATGAGCGCTTCAGCAAACAGGTCGAGAGCGGTATTGCCGATCTGTGTAACACGCCTACCAACAATGCGGCGATCAGTACCTCTGCCGCCTACTTCCTAAGTCGCTTCAGCCGGGCGGAGATCCCCTGGGCACACCTTGATATCAGCGGCACCGCGCTGTGGCGCGAAAATGGCCGTAGCGTGGCCTCTGGCCGACCGATCCCACTTTTAATCCAGCACCTGCTGGAACGCCTGGAGAAATAA
- a CDS encoding N(4)-(beta-N-acetylglucosaminyl)-L-asparaginase: MWGMIATWRMALEGVTQASEALKAGASAAQSVVSAVAEVEDFPFYKSVGFGGLPTENGEVELDAAFMDGDTLAFGAVGNLVDIANPVKVAQALSRERFNSVLVGAGAREWALSQGFADKTMLTERATQHYRKRCRETIDKGLSPYDGHDTVGIIGLDLHGSMSVATSTSGLFMKRRGRLGDSPVIGSGFYCDSQIGAATATGVGEDLMKGCTSYEIVRRMQQGMTPQQAADSVVFELEDRLIARFGRVGDLSVVCMNRQGEFGISTNIKTFSFVVASAIQPPTVYLAERRAEHTHYTPASEQWLTDYAERIRAPIEEIHFD, from the coding sequence ATGTGGGGAATGATTGCAACCTGGCGTATGGCCCTGGAAGGCGTCACCCAGGCCAGTGAAGCGCTGAAAGCCGGGGCAAGCGCCGCACAAAGCGTGGTTAGCGCTGTGGCGGAAGTGGAGGATTTTCCGTTTTATAAATCTGTCGGTTTCGGCGGCCTGCCTACCGAAAATGGTGAGGTAGAACTGGATGCGGCCTTTATGGATGGCGATACGCTGGCCTTTGGTGCCGTTGGTAACCTGGTGGATATCGCCAACCCGGTGAAGGTTGCCCAAGCGCTGAGCCGCGAACGCTTCAACAGCGTCCTGGTGGGGGCTGGCGCACGTGAGTGGGCCCTTAGCCAGGGTTTTGCCGACAAGACCATGCTCACCGAACGTGCAACCCAGCACTATCGTAAACGCTGCCGCGAAACCATCGATAAGGGCCTTAGCCCCTACGATGGTCACGATACCGTCGGCATTATCGGCCTCGATCTACATGGTTCAATGAGCGTGGCCACGTCTACCAGCGGGTTGTTTATGAAACGCCGTGGCCGACTGGGTGATTCACCGGTGATTGGCTCCGGTTTCTACTGTGACAGCCAGATCGGAGCCGCAACTGCCACCGGAGTGGGTGAAGACCTGATGAAGGGCTGCACCAGCTATGAGATCGTGCGCCGTATGCAGCAAGGTATGACGCCACAACAGGCGGCCGATTCGGTCGTCTTCGAGCTGGAAGACCGGCTGATAGCCCGCTTTGGCCGGGTGGGCGATCTCTCCGTAGTCTGCATGAATCGGCAGGGAGAGTTCGGCATCTCAACCAATATCAAAACCTTCTCGTTTGTGGTCGCCAGCGCCATCCAGCCACCGACGGTGTATCTGGCAGAACGCCGGGCCGAGCATACCCACTACACTCCAGCCAGCGAGCAATGGCTAACCGACTATGCCGAGCGCATTCGCGCGCCGATTGAGGAGATCCATTTTGATTAA
- a CDS encoding PTS sugar transporter subunit IIC has translation MNNVLGFLEAKLMPLAAKAAQQRHLCAIRGAYVSFMPFIIVGSILLVISSFPNQGYQQFMAGLFGASWSNIIEIPFNAVFSTMSLFVSFLTAYRLAEHYDEDRVSSGILSLVCFLILTPFIKVEALGNINVIPTEWIGSKGLFVAMIGSLLWTELFCYLKRRKLIIKMPEGVPPAVQESFAALLPALFVIILVLAIRILFEHTSYQTIHQFIYNVVATPVRHFGTSYIGALLTVLSITILWSVGINSGSMVNGIIRPLWMENQTDNIAAIQAGVTPPHIVTEQFFDMIWMGGAGATLSLVIAILFFARSNSIREVGRMGAAASIFNINEPILFGLPVIMNPIMLIPFNLVPVVLVTVQYVAMKVGAVAVTTGVFIPWTLPPVISGFIVTGHLSGSLMQIVNLLIGAMLYLPFLRILDKQYRAAETSGV, from the coding sequence ATGAACAACGTTCTGGGATTTCTTGAAGCCAAGCTGATGCCTCTGGCGGCCAAGGCCGCACAGCAGCGGCATTTGTGTGCCATCCGCGGTGCCTATGTTTCCTTTATGCCGTTCATTATCGTCGGCTCTATCCTGCTGGTGATTTCGTCGTTCCCCAATCAGGGTTACCAGCAGTTTATGGCAGGCCTGTTTGGCGCCAGCTGGAGCAATATCATCGAGATCCCGTTCAACGCGGTGTTCTCCACCATGTCGCTGTTTGTCAGCTTCCTTACCGCTTACCGCCTGGCGGAACATTATGACGAGGACCGCGTCTCCAGCGGTATTCTGTCGCTGGTGTGTTTCCTGATCCTCACGCCGTTTATCAAGGTAGAAGCCTTGGGTAATATCAATGTGATCCCGACCGAGTGGATCGGCAGCAAGGGGCTGTTTGTGGCGATGATCGGCTCACTGCTGTGGACCGAACTGTTCTGCTACCTCAAGCGCCGCAAACTGATTATCAAAATGCCCGAAGGCGTGCCACCTGCGGTACAGGAATCCTTCGCCGCTCTGCTGCCTGCTCTGTTCGTGATTATCCTGGTGCTGGCGATCCGTATTCTGTTCGAACACACCAGCTACCAAACCATTCATCAGTTTATTTATAACGTGGTCGCTACGCCGGTACGTCACTTTGGCACTTCCTATATCGGCGCGCTGCTGACGGTATTGAGTATCACCATCCTATGGTCAGTGGGGATCAACTCCGGTTCGATGGTCAACGGCATCATTCGTCCGCTGTGGATGGAAAACCAGACCGACAACATCGCCGCTATCCAGGCCGGGGTTACGCCACCGCACATCGTTACCGAACAGTTTTTCGATATGATCTGGATGGGGGGTGCTGGTGCCACTCTGTCGTTGGTGATCGCCATTCTGTTCTTTGCCCGTAGCAATAGCATCCGCGAAGTAGGTCGCATGGGGGCGGCGGCCTCAATCTTCAATATTAATGAACCGATCCTGTTTGGCCTGCCGGTGATCATGAACCCCATCATGTTGATCCCTTTCAACCTGGTGCCGGTGGTGTTGGTTACCGTGCAATACGTGGCGATGAAGGTGGGGGCCGTCGCCGTCACTACCGGGGTATTTATCCCCTGGACGCTGCCACCGGTGATCAGTGGCTTTATCGTGACCGGCCATTTGAGTGGCAGCCTGATGCAGATCGTTAACCTGCTGATCGGCGCCATGCTTTATCTGCCTTTCCTGCGCATTCTGGACAAACAGTATCGCGCAGCCGAAACATCAGGAGTTTGA
- the yafC gene encoding DNA-binding transcriptional regulator YafC, translated as MKANSDELITFVTVVECGSFSRAAEHLEQANSVVSRTVKKLESKLGVTLLNRTTRQISLTQEGENYFRQVQKVLSDMAAAENALMESRQRPQGLLRVDAATPVVLHVLTPLVGEFRARYPEMSLSLVSSETFINLIERKVDIAIRVGELTDSSLKARKLMTSYRKIVTSPAYLQQFGTPQSVEELAQHCCIGFNDLPNLNRWPLACADGRQLEITPGLTTNSGETQRHLCLHGNGIACLSNFMIDEDIQRGDLVQILVEETLPVAVPVNAVYYSDSAVSNRLRSFIDFLSESLAPR; from the coding sequence ATGAAGGCAAATTCGGATGAACTGATCACCTTTGTCACCGTGGTGGAATGCGGTAGCTTCAGCCGCGCGGCGGAGCACTTGGAACAGGCGAACTCGGTGGTCAGCCGTACGGTTAAAAAGCTGGAAAGTAAGCTGGGGGTCACGCTGCTCAATCGCACCACCCGCCAGATCAGCCTGACGCAGGAGGGAGAAAACTATTTCCGCCAGGTGCAGAAAGTCCTGAGCGATATGGCCGCGGCGGAAAATGCGCTGATGGAGAGCCGCCAGCGGCCCCAGGGCCTGTTGCGCGTGGATGCCGCAACGCCGGTCGTGTTGCACGTGCTGACCCCATTGGTTGGCGAGTTTCGTGCCCGCTACCCGGAAATGTCGCTCTCTCTGGTCTCTTCAGAAACCTTTATCAACCTGATTGAGCGCAAGGTCGACATTGCCATCCGCGTAGGGGAACTCACAGACTCAAGTTTGAAGGCGCGCAAACTGATGACCAGCTATCGAAAAATTGTGACGTCACCGGCCTATCTGCAACAGTTCGGTACCCCGCAAAGCGTGGAGGAGCTGGCGCAACACTGCTGCATCGGCTTCAACGATCTGCCCAACCTGAACCGCTGGCCATTAGCCTGCGCCGATGGCCGGCAGTTGGAGATTACACCGGGGCTGACTACCAACAGCGGAGAAACACAGCGCCACCTTTGTCTGCATGGCAACGGCATCGCCTGCCTGTCTAACTTTATGATCGATGAGGATATTCAGCGTGGGGACTTAGTGCAGATCCTGGTCGAGGAGACGCTGCCGGTTGCCGTACCGGTGAATGCGGTTTATTACAGCGACAGTGCCGTAAGCAACCGCCTACGCAGCTTTATCGACTTTCTTAGCGAAAGCCTGGCACCCCGTTAA
- a CDS encoding MFS transporter — protein MPLALLALTISAYAIGTTEFVIVGLIPTIAEQLNVTVPSAGLLVTLYAIGVAIGAPVLTALTGRVPRKMLLVGLMVLFTLGNLLAWQSPSYESLVVARLLTGLAHGVFFSVGSTIATSLVAKEKAATAIAIMFGGLTVALVTGVPLGTFIGQHFGWRETFLAVSLIGMVAIIASLILIPNNIKNQARASIRDQLQVLTHPRLLLIYAVTALGYGGVFTTFTFLAPMMQELAGFSAPAVSWILLAYGIAVAIGNIWGGKLADRHGAVRALSFIFAALAALLLVFQFTASHSIAALLTVVVMGIFAFGNVPGLQVYVVQKAEQYTPNAVDVASGLNIAAFNVGIALGSVIGGQTVASLGLAQTPWIGALIVVGALLLIGLSGRLDKQYPRQFA, from the coding sequence ATGCCTCTCGCTTTACTTGCCTTGACCATCAGTGCCTATGCCATCGGCACCACGGAGTTTGTGATTGTCGGATTGATCCCGACCATCGCCGAGCAGTTGAACGTCACTGTGCCCTCCGCAGGGCTGCTGGTGACCCTTTACGCCATTGGGGTGGCGATCGGCGCGCCGGTACTGACCGCTTTAACCGGCCGAGTGCCGCGCAAGATGCTGCTGGTGGGCCTGATGGTGCTGTTCACCCTTGGCAACCTGCTGGCCTGGCAGTCACCGAGCTATGAGTCACTGGTGGTTGCTCGTTTACTGACTGGCCTGGCGCACGGGGTGTTTTTCTCGGTGGGTTCGACGATTGCCACTAGCCTGGTAGCCAAAGAGAAGGCGGCAACGGCCATCGCCATCATGTTTGGTGGCTTGACCGTTGCGCTGGTGACCGGCGTGCCGTTAGGCACCTTTATCGGCCAGCACTTCGGCTGGCGTGAGACCTTCCTGGCGGTGTCGTTGATTGGCATGGTGGCGATTATTGCCAGCCTGATCCTGATCCCGAATAACATCAAGAACCAGGCCAGAGCCAGCATCCGCGATCAGCTGCAAGTGCTAACTCACCCGCGCCTGCTGCTGATTTACGCTGTTACCGCACTGGGCTACGGCGGGGTATTTACGACCTTCACCTTCCTGGCGCCGATGATGCAGGAGCTGGCTGGCTTTTCGGCTCCGGCCGTCAGTTGGATTTTGCTGGCCTATGGCATAGCGGTAGCCATCGGTAACATTTGGGGCGGCAAGCTGGCCGACCGTCATGGCGCGGTACGGGCATTGAGCTTTATCTTTGCCGCATTAGCCGCCTTGCTGTTGGTGTTTCAGTTTACAGCAAGCCACAGCATCGCCGCGTTGCTGACGGTGGTGGTGATGGGGATATTTGCCTTTGGCAATGTCCCGGGCTTGCAGGTTTATGTGGTGCAGAAGGCCGAGCAGTACACACCGAACGCGGTGGACGTTGCTTCTGGCCTGAATATCGCGGCTTTTAACGTGGGGATCGCACTGGGCTCCGTGATTGGCGGACAGACCGTGGCCTCACTAGGGTTGGCGCAAACGCCTTGGATCGGGGCGCTGATTGTGGTGGGGGCATTGTTACTGATTGGTCTCAGTGGCCGCTTGGATAAACAATACCCACGGCAGTTCGCCTGA
- a CDS encoding endonuclease/exonuclease/phosphatase family protein: MRYVAGQPVERIFPGAINQPLPPGAALPTSGALRVMVWNIFKQQRADWLSVLKDFGKDAQLVLLQEAQTTPELVSFATSNYLAADQVPAFVLPQHPSGVMTLAAAHPVYCCPLREREPLLRLAKSALITVYPLLDGQLLMVVNIHAVNFSLGVDVYSKQLGPIGEQIALHRGPVIMAGDFNAWSRKRINALYQFASDMALHEVNFADDHRRKAFGRPLDFIFYRNLGVTEASVLVTQASDHNPLLVEFHSQTDKPVW, from the coding sequence ATGAGGTATGTTGCGGGCCAGCCAGTTGAACGGATTTTCCCTGGTGCCATCAATCAGCCGCTACCGCCCGGGGCCGCCTTACCTACGTCTGGCGCGCTGCGGGTGATGGTATGGAATATTTTCAAACAGCAGCGTGCCGATTGGCTTTCGGTATTGAAAGACTTCGGTAAAGATGCGCAGCTGGTGCTATTGCAGGAGGCGCAGACCACGCCGGAATTGGTCAGCTTTGCCACTTCTAACTATCTGGCTGCCGATCAGGTGCCCGCCTTTGTGTTGCCGCAACACCCTTCTGGTGTGATGACGCTGGCGGCGGCACATCCGGTGTATTGTTGCCCGCTGCGCGAACGGGAGCCGCTGCTGCGTTTGGCCAAGTCGGCGTTGATCACCGTCTACCCTTTATTAGATGGTCAGCTGTTGATGGTCGTGAATATCCACGCGGTGAACTTTAGCCTGGGAGTGGATGTTTACAGCAAACAGCTTGGCCCGATTGGTGAGCAGATAGCCCTCCATCGGGGTCCGGTGATCATGGCGGGGGATTTTAACGCCTGGAGCCGCAAGCGTATCAACGCGCTGTATCAATTTGCCAGCGATATGGCGTTGCACGAGGTCAACTTCGCCGACGATCATCGCCGTAAAGCCTTTGGCCGCCCGTTGGATTTTATCTTTTACCGCAACCTGGGCGTTACAGAGGCCTCGGTGCTGGTGACTCAGGCCTCAGACCACAATCCGCTGCTGGTGGAGTTCCATTCGCAAACCGATAAACCGGTCTGGTAG
- the mltD gene encoding murein transglycosylase D: protein MKAKAILLASVLLVGCQSSWQDVPAPKQHAQSLSSAGQESEAGEYTASSARWLDSNNSAAQQNLWNFISDELKMEVPENDRIREQKRKYLKSKSYLHDVTLRAEPYMYWIVGQIKKRNMPMELVLLPIVESAFDPHATSSANAAGLWQIVPQTGRNYGLKNNQWYDGRRDVVASTTAALNMMERLNRMFDGDWLLTIAAYNSGEGRVMQAVKANKRKGKSTEFWALSLPRETSIYVPKMLALSDIIKHSKKYGVKLPKTDETRALARIDVGQQIQLTQAAEMSGLSLTKMKAYNPGYKKGVTAPNGPHYIMVPKKNAAQLKDSLADGQIAATLPTTQLAKNSGLSGGSAYKVRSGDTLSTIAKRLNVKTSDLQSWNNLRGKSTLKVGQTLQVASNARDNSSITYQVRKGDSLSSIARRHGVEINDVMRWNSTIGKASSLQPGVKLTLFVSNKSSPET, encoded by the coding sequence ATGAAGGCTAAAGCGATACTTCTCGCCTCGGTCTTGTTGGTTGGTTGCCAGTCATCCTGGCAGGATGTACCGGCGCCAAAGCAACATGCACAGAGTCTGTCTTCGGCAGGTCAAGAAAGTGAAGCAGGAGAGTACACAGCGAGTTCGGCACGGTGGCTAGACAGTAACAATAGCGCCGCTCAGCAGAACCTGTGGAACTTCATTAGCGACGAGCTGAAGATGGAGGTTCCGGAAAACGACCGGATCCGTGAACAAAAAAGAAAATATTTAAAAAGTAAGAGCTATCTCCACGATGTAACACTACGGGCAGAGCCGTACATGTACTGGATAGTCGGGCAGATTAAGAAACGCAATATGCCGATGGAACTGGTACTGCTACCCATAGTGGAGAGCGCTTTTGACCCTCACGCCACGTCAAGTGCCAATGCCGCAGGGCTATGGCAGATCGTGCCGCAAACGGGTCGCAATTATGGTTTGAAAAACAATCAGTGGTATGACGGGCGCCGTGATGTTGTGGCCTCGACGACTGCTGCGCTTAACATGATGGAGCGTTTGAACCGCATGTTTGACGGTGACTGGTTATTGACCATCGCCGCGTATAACAGTGGTGAAGGCCGAGTCATGCAGGCGGTTAAGGCGAATAAACGTAAGGGTAAGTCCACCGAGTTCTGGGCATTGTCGCTTCCGCGTGAAACGTCAATCTATGTCCCGAAAATGCTGGCACTGAGCGATATCATCAAGCACAGCAAAAAGTACGGCGTCAAGTTGCCAAAAACTGACGAAACCCGTGCACTGGCGCGTATTGATGTCGGTCAGCAGATCCAGCTGACTCAGGCGGCAGAGATGTCTGGGCTTTCTCTCACCAAGATGAAGGCTTATAACCCTGGCTACAAGAAAGGCGTTACGGCACCTAATGGGCCCCATTACATCATGGTTCCCAAAAAGAATGCCGCACAGTTGAAAGACTCGTTGGCCGACGGACAGATAGCTGCAACATTACCAACCACCCAGTTGGCGAAGAACAGCGGCCTGTCAGGCGGAAGTGCGTATAAGGTTCGCTCCGGCGATACGTTATCCACCATCGCCAAACGGTTGAACGTTAAGACCAGCGATTTGCAGAGTTGGAACAATTTGCGTGGCAAGAGCACGCTGAAAGTTGGGCAAACCCTGCAAGTGGCCAGCAATGCCAGAGATAACAGCAGCATCACCTACCAAGTGCGTAAAGGTGATTCGCTATCCAGCATTGCACGTCGTCACGGCGTCGAAATTAACGACGTGATGCGTTGGAACTCAACGATCGGCAAAGCCAGCAGTTTGCAACCTGGTGTGAAGCTGACGCTGTTTGTCAGCAACAAATCGTCGCCGGAAACCTAA
- the gloB gene encoding hydroxyacylglutathione hydrolase, translating to MNLISIPAFQDNYIWLLANQQGRCVIVDPGEAGPVLAALSQRQLTPDAILLTHHHHDHVGGVAEIVAQYPDLPVYGPQETANKGANRLVQDGDILEIGGRSYTTIAVPGHTLGHVAFYSAPYLFCGDTLFSAGCGRLFEGTAEQMYHSFQRLAQLPDETLICCAHEYTLSNLKFARTILPQDRQIETYQQQIEQSRAKGVPSLPTTLQLERKINLFLRCHDTDLQKEIGFNSPPSQLHSVFSELRLRKDAF from the coding sequence ATGAATCTTATCAGCATTCCCGCTTTTCAGGACAATTACATTTGGTTATTGGCTAACCAGCAAGGGCGCTGTGTGATCGTCGATCCCGGCGAAGCTGGTCCGGTATTGGCGGCGTTGTCCCAGCGGCAACTGACCCCCGATGCCATATTATTGACCCATCACCACCACGACCACGTCGGCGGCGTTGCGGAAATCGTTGCGCAATATCCGGATCTGCCGGTGTATGGCCCTCAGGAAACCGCTAATAAGGGAGCAAATCGGTTGGTTCAGGATGGCGATATCCTGGAAATTGGCGGGCGTAGCTACACCACCATCGCGGTTCCAGGGCATACCCTGGGTCACGTGGCATTCTACAGTGCACCTTATCTTTTCTGTGGAGATACGCTTTTTTCTGCGGGCTGCGGACGGCTTTTTGAAGGGACGGCAGAGCAAATGTACCACTCATTTCAACGGCTCGCGCAACTTCCCGACGAAACCCTAATTTGTTGCGCACACGAGTACACGCTCTCAAACCTTAAGTTTGCCAGGACAATTTTACCGCAAGACCGCCAGATTGAAACATATCAGCAACAAATTGAGCAATCAAGGGCAAAAGGAGTACCCAGCCTGCCCACAACGTTGCAATTAGAGCGTAAAATTAATCTATTTTTACGCTGCCATGACACTGATTTACAAAAGGAAATAGGCTTTAATTCGCCGCCGAGTCAGCTTCATTCGGTTTTTTCCGAATTACGCCTGCGCAAGGATGCCTTCTAA